CGATTTGATCGCGGGTCAAAACGGTGTAGGAAGTATGGCTCATGATGACGCTCCTTATAGTTGGCAGTATTAAGCGGTGGCTGTAGTTGCTGTGCTAGCAGGCTGAATTTGCACCACATGCTGCACAAAGATACCCGGTGTAATAATGTGCTCAGGATCAAGCGCGCCAAGCTCAACCGTTTCGGAGACTTGGGCGATAGTAATATCAGCCGCCATTGCCATGATAGGACCAAAGTTACGGGCAGACTTGCGGTAGACTAAATTACCCCAGCGATCGCCTTTATCCGCCTTGATTAAAGCAAAATCAGCCTTAATGGGATATTCAAGAACATAGTCTTTACCATCGATTTCTCGAGTCTCTTTGCCTTCTGCGAGTAAAGTACCAAAGCCTGTGGGCGTATATACCGCACCGAGTCCCATACCTGCTGCTTGAATACGGCAAGCCAAATTACCCTGTGGTACTAGCTCCAGCTCAATCTTGCCAGCATGATAAAGCTCATCAAATACCCAAGAATCCGATTGACGCGGGAAAGAGCAAATGATTTTACGCACAGCACCTGTTTTTAAGAGCTTGGCAAGGCCATAGTCGCCGTTACCGGCATTATTATTAATGATGACCAAATCCTTTACGCCTAAATTAATAAGTCCATCAATGAGTTCAGCTGGTTGCCCTGCAGTACCGAAGCCACCAATCATGATGGTAGCGCCATCTTTGATTTGACTAAGTACGTCAGTGATATTTTTATCTGCTTTATTAATCATGTTTATATCCTATAAAAAGTCATATGAGGTAGTGTCTTTAAGATTGATAAGCGGTGTACAGGTTGAGTCATTACTCTGACACTACTTAAATTTTTTGTAAGCGAGTTATTATTAATTGGCTTCATTATTAGAGGTCGTTAATGAGATAGATGATGTTGGTAGTAGGCGTTTTTTGGTCAGAATATAGTGAGCAATCATGCCAATAAGAATGCCCCAAAACACAGAGCTTAATCCCAAAAAGCTCATACCCGATGCTGTCGCCAAAAAGGTAATTAACGCCGCATCTCTTTGCTCATCATTTTTCATAGCAATGGTGATATTGGCAGAAATGGCACCGATTAACGCAAGGCCGGCCAGTGCCGCGACAAGCTCTTTTGGAAGCAAGCTAAATACCATCACGATACTGCCAGCAAATAAACCGCCAAATAAATAGAAGATGCCATTAGCGACACCTGCGATATAGCGCTTTTCCTTAAGTTCATGCGCATCTTTGCCAGTACAAAGCGCGGCTGTGATAGCGGCAAGTACGATAGTGATACCACCAACACATGCAACTGCTAACGAGGCGAGGCTTGTAACACTCACAATAGGCTTGGCTGGCGTGTCATAGCCACTTAGATTTAATATAGCCATACCGGGTAAAAACTGGCCAGTTAAGCTCACAAGGATGAGTGGTATAGCGAGGTTAAACGTTGAGTTCCACGACCATTCAGGGGCAATAAAAGTAGGTATGGTAACGGCTAAATCGAAATGGACAGGGTTCATTTTGCCAAGTAAGACGCTTAAGATAACACCGCACAGTAGTACCCAGATCATCGTATAGCGCGGCGAAAAGCGTTTGGCTAATAAATAGCAACCGAGCATGCTAAAGACGATAAATGGCATGCTATCAGTGGCTTTAAATAATTCTAAGCCGAACTGAAATAGGATGCCTGCCATCATGCCAGCGGCGATACCGTTAGGAATCCATTTTAATATTTT
The window above is part of the Psychrobacter cryohalolentis K5 genome. Proteins encoded here:
- a CDS encoding 3-oxoacid CoA-transferase subunit A yields the protein MINKADKNITDVLSQIKDGATIMIGGFGTAGQPAELIDGLINLGVKDLVIINNNAGNGDYGLAKLLKTGAVRKIICSFPRQSDSWVFDELYHAGKIELELVPQGNLACRIQAAGMGLGAVYTPTGFGTLLAEGKETREIDGKDYVLEYPIKADFALIKADKGDRWGNLVYRKSARNFGPIMAMAADITIAQVSETVELGALDPEHIITPGIFVQHVVQIQPASTATTATA
- the benE gene encoding benzoate/H(+) symporter BenE, which produces MASVIQTLKNDWSLSASVAGFLAVLISYAGPLIIFFQAAQAAQVSDAMMASWIWGVSIGAAIPGIYLSIKYKTPVITAWSAPGTALLVTLFPQMSINEAVAGYIISAIIIFIVGATGYFDKILKWIPNGIAAGMMAGILFQFGLELFKATDSMPFIVFSMLGCYLLAKRFSPRYTMIWVLLCGVILSVLLGKMNPVHFDLAVTIPTFIAPEWSWNSTFNLAIPLILVSLTGQFLPGMAILNLSGYDTPAKPIVSVTSLASLAVACVGGITIVLAAITAALCTGKDAHELKEKRYIAGVANGIFYLFGGLFAGSIVMVFSLLPKELVAALAGLALIGAISANITIAMKNDEQRDAALITFLATASGMSFLGLSSVFWGILIGMIAHYILTKKRLLPTSSISLTTSNNEAN